Below is a window of bacterium DNA.
GATCCGGCCCTGGATGCTGCGCCGGCTGAAGGAGACCCACGGTAAGGACATCCCCGATGCCCTACCTCCCCAGGTCATCACGCTCCCCATGACTGGCCCACAAACCAAGGCGTACAACCAGATCGTCAAGGACTCACTAGCCCTCATCGACCAGGAGGACGGTAAGAAGCTCCTGATCTCACAGGGGAACCTCCCGAACTACGCCGTCTTGAAGTACATCGCAGCTGGGGTGCCAATAGTTAGCGAGGACCACCGGGTCACGGGCTTGCAGTGGAGGAACTCCAACAAGTTCGAGTACCTACGGGACCTGGCTACTGACAGAGCTGGGGACCCCTTCGTGATCTACGCCTACTCTTCCAAGGAGGTGCAGATGTACGCCGATGGGCTACGCCACGAGGGGTTCCGTGTAGGAACGATTACAGGCGACACCCCTGGTGACCAGCGTGACGCCACTGTCGCTATGTTCCAGCGTGGAGAGCTGGCAGTCATCCTCGTCACTGACGCCGGGGGTGACAGCATCACCCTGACAGCTGCCGATCTGGTGGTGTTGGCTCGGCCTAGCCGCCGACCGTCAGCCAACCAGCAAGTGATGAAGCGTGTCGACCGTTGGGGTCAGACTCGCCCACCTCAGTGCCAGATCCTGGTATCTGAGGGCACTGTCGATGAAACGGACCTGGCCTCGTTGGCCGGGAAGATCAACATCCAGGAAGAGATGACCCTGGACAAGAAGAGGCTCAAGGGCCTGTTGAAAGGTACGCCAACC
It encodes the following:
- a CDS encoding SWF/SNF helicase family protein, yielding MLRRLKETHGKDIPDALPPQVITLPMTGPQTKAYNQIVKDSLALIDQEDGKKLLISQGNLPNYAVLKYIAAGVPIVSEDHRVTGLQWRNSNKFEYLRDLATDRAGDPFVIYAYSSKEVQMYADGLRHEGFRVGTITGDTPGDQRDATVAMFQRGELAVILVTDAGGDSITLTAADLVVLARPSRRPSANQQVMKRVDRWGQTRPPQCQILVSEGTVDETDLASLAGKINIQEEMTLDKKRLKGLLKGTPT